The genome window AGGAACTATTACCATTAAAAATGTCTTCCTAATGTCCACCTGTTACCTTTCCATCTGTAATTTATACCAACTCTTGcaaatcctatcctctgctgccaacaggaacagctccctatcCTCCTTTAAGTGACAGCTTTTCAAATGGTCAATGAGAGCAATCATGTGCCCCCTCAACCCCCTCTTCTTCAGACAAAATATTTTCAagttcttcagcctttccttgtatgatttggtctccagacccctgtTCACTCTTGTCACTCTCCTCGGCACctgctccattttgtccacattcATTTTGAAGTGAATCCTCCAGAATGCACACAGTACTTCCGGTGCAGTTTAACTAACGTcgtgtacagcaggactatgacatccTGCAATCTGGATATTATGCCCCTGATGATATACCTCAAGACCACATTCATCTTTTTTGATGCTGCATCACACTAACtgctcatattcagcttacagtccacccgtacccctagatcagtggtggcgaacctatggcacgggtgccagaggtggcactcagagctctctctgtgggcatgcgcaaacagagttcatcatgtgggggggaaatcacccccccgcacacacacacacacacacatctaggctggcctgctgggttcgattattagcattaaacctaagacccagttttggggaagcagtttaggtaaccctgttaagcgctgttaaaccccactgattctcatgcaaagaactaaagcgtgatcctttacaagggagtaagttcagttgctggcaatggggcttgtttctgagcaaaccctcctagggtcgtgattcacccgttggaagagttgcacggttgcttcaaagcaaagccaccgactaccaccaagcttactcctgagtaacgcacggctctgagccaacagttttttctaaactaaaacctcaccattcaggtcaaattgccgggttggcactttgcgataaataagtgggtttggggttgcaattcgggcacctggtctcgaaaaggttcgccatcactgccctagatcttGTTCACAGTGTTACCCAAAATTGTATCCCCAATCCAGTATGCATATTACAGATTTTTCTTACTCAGATGTAGAACCCTGCACTTATCCtagttgaattgcatcttgttcacatctgtccACTTTTCCAGAGCATTCACACATTTAGAAATAGGAATGTTTTCTTGATGATGGTTGCAATTCTGCACATAACTATAGAAGTAAATTTGCATTCAGGTGGCATTTGCATGTTCTTTGTCAGTCTGTCAGTATTTGTTTTGATACAAAATCAGTGCCAGATATAAACAaatagcaataaaaataaaataggattAGTTATAATAACAACATTAAGTCAAAAGAGTTCATGGTAGAGTAAGAAGGTAATGTCAGCTATGTAGCAGAAGTCAGCCACTTACATAACCTactgttggtattttgcaagtgtctgtcacaattcagttataaaagagttaactatttatgtaaacaagttgctgaagttacTGTTTATGGCCTGATCTATCGATTAGCTATTAGTCAGtaagatagccattgcttacatgttagtgagtaggtacatctgaagttataaagttaactgtttctttgtttgagcagacacgacaccacccccaccacaatcatgagcacaagacagcagatagataccaagatgtaaccaaacataggccccttccgcacacgcaaaataacgcgttttcaaaccactttcacaactgtttgcaagtggattttgctattctgcacagcttcaaagagcactgaaagcagtttgaaagtgcattattctgcatgtgcggaatgagccatacagtAATcaagatgtgtaacaggaaagaaaggatttcttattttatctctccatgtaaccctccctttatagttagtaaacacatatataaaaagcaactgagaatctttctcttctgttctacacacacacacccacacacaacaaTATTTGACAACTTGGTTCATTATCTGATGGAAAAAATCTACAAGAAGAAAGGAGACATAACAGTCTTTGATTTCAGATAAAGCTGACAGAATGGGAACTATGTACTGAGGTCGAAAGTTGTATTACAATGGGCAATGCAGCAGGACATGGCCAAACTTCCCTGTCTTGTATAACTAGCTAGTGGGGGAATACATACTAGGACCTCTGAGGAAGATTTTAAAGAACTGATAGTTTCAGCAGTAGAATCAGCTACATAGGGAGGTGGTGAGGTCTCCCTCTCTAGCTGTCTTCAAGCATTAGCAggatgaacatttgtcagggatgttCTAGGCTGATCCGGCACTGAGCAGGAGATTGGACTAGGgccaattccccatggtcaattaattgcatgatactcacgcaaaatatcaaggattcaggaagaactccccactgcctgattaaCGAACAAGGATTTATCCTGGTTCtcgtgctcattctcccccttatcccgtgtctttgctgaacctgcttgaaaatactactttttcaaaaaacatgtcttcaatccagtttggaggggaagaTTGGGGGTCTAATTCTGGTTCAAATATTCCGCCATGGagtgtgatgcaaatgccttacaaccgaTCAGTGCTTGCGGGGCTGTTCTCGCGAGAGaacgagagaacgataaccaaccagaaacttgggcaggggagaCGTGATGACATCACAAcgtgagcacgtttttgcaggagaaaaaaggtcccaccgcaacacagcacgacagccaatcaggagagacccaccaagccgatcgcgtggtagtggtgattgttacatttcttgaatctgagataggcctagatgtcttcactggaaacatgctgcggtggggaggttgaaacctcgatgaaaaggtgcagtttattttcaaacttggtttcatctagattgaatttcctagTGGGGCTTCGGCCTAGAcggtctgtatggccccttccaactatgattctgaTTCTTACAAGAGAAGCCAGTCCTTGGAACCAGACTGTGCAGGATCACAGACTGAACCTgacaccttctgcatgcaaagaatgaGAGGAACAGCTCTATCCTATATTTGACAGTGTTAACAAAATTGCTAGTTTAGTTTTTCATTCTCTtgagtgtgtaaagtgccatcaagacacagctttcaagcagaagcagaggtggtttgcttttgccCTCCTTGGGAGAGCctcccttgatggtctcccttcccagagccagccctgtttagcttccgagatcttcACTCTGTGTCACTGTCCCTCCCTCTATCACTTTCTTAACATGCTTTAAATCATGCCGTTTCCCAGTTATAGAGATTAAAATGAAGAGAGATCAGAGCTGTTACCTCATCTTCGGAATAAAGCATTAATAACTCTTACTTCATACCCAAAAGTAACAAGAGTAAAGGCTATTTCTCAGGGCCGAGATAAAACAGGAGGAACATGCAAGACTCAACATATTGCTTTCCTTGGTCAGAACTTCTTTTCAGATTTTCTACTTCATGCTGATAAGGGAAAACAGTGGACCATAGCCCCATCCTTGGACTGATTCTATGGCTTTTACTGTAGTAGACCATATCAATTATAGCAAAAAGGGTTGCCTTTTTCGTGTTATTGGGGGTCATCATTACTTcagactctttttttttgcactggacAATTCTTCACATAAACCTGTCAATAATTTGCCCAAAAGCAAATCATGCCTATATAATGCCTACATAAGAACCTACCATTACAGTATGGATGCATGTAAACGTCCCTTTAAATAGTTAATCTAATTTGTGTGGCAAAtatggtcacacacacacataccccacttCCTTTACAGGATTTAGGATTACTTCAGAAATAATGAGGAAGCTTTCTATCTGACTCAACCAGTTACTTCTCCATGATTTCCAGTTACTTGTACATGATTTAGCCTTGTGGCTAAAGAGTGGAAGATTCAATACACAAAACGTGCACCAGCACAAACAGGTTGCACTCTGTAATACAACCCCTGGTGCAAATCTCTCCTTGGCCATGAATCCACGAGCTGGCCTCTGGAAAACAATAGTCCTCAACTCCCAACCATTCTTCCCCCTATTTACAATAAGAAACTACTGGCCttctttgcagggctgttgtaagagTAGTTAACTCTATAACGTTTGAGAAAAACAGGCTGGTAAGAGTGTGCGCACAGTAGTAGTTTCGCGGCTCCGTTTCTTACAGCATAAGTCAGGATTGTACATCGATTGCAAAATGATACAATCATCGCTCAACCATTCTTTCCCCTATTTACAATAAGAAACTTGGccttccttgcagggctgttgtaagagTTACTCTATAACACATGAGAAGCACAGGCTGATAAGAGTGCGCGCACAGTAGTAATTTTGCGGCTCTGTTTCTTACAGCACGGGTCAGGACTCTGCAACGATTGCACCATGATATCGTTCCGACTGCCTCCGTCGCGCGCCTGCCTGAACGTGTGAAGGCAAGCTTGCGGGTCGGTCAGCCATGACAGACGCCGCTTCCCTCCTCGTTCGTCCTCTGCCCGGCTGCTGCATGCACGAGGAAGAACTGGGGCTTTGACTGCGCATGCCCAGTCACCCGGTCTGGCAGGGCCGGGGAGGATGCTGAGGCGGTCGCTGCAGCTGCGGCGGCGGCCCAGGCGGGAGGGCGGGGGGCCGCCGACACAGCGCTAGGCCGGGCCGGGCTGGGCAAGGCGCCGTGTAGCGCCGGAGAGGGGCCTGGAGAGGAGCTGCGGCAGCCGCGCCATGCCGGGCCCCCCAGCAGCAGCGCCCCCCGGGCCGGACCCGGAGGAGCGGTACGATTTCCTCTTCAAGCTGGTGCTGGTCGGCGACGCCAGCGTGGGCAAGACGTGCCTGGTGCAGCGATTCAAGACCGGGGCCTTCGCCGAACGTCAGGGCAACACCATCGGCGTTGACTTCACCATGAAGAGCTTGGAGATCCAGGGCAAGCGGGTCAAGGTGTGTGTGAGACTGGCCtgaccccccgcccccggcaggTGTGCGGGGAGGGAGGATTTCTTGCACTGGCCCCCCAGGTAACAGGTGTGTGGGAGCAACAACAACAGGAGGGGGCGGCACTGAAAGTGGGCATCTGTTTTCTGGATGGCATCAGAAATTGTGATTAACTGCTGGGTTCT of Sphaerodactylus townsendi isolate TG3544 linkage group LG03, MPM_Stown_v2.3, whole genome shotgun sequence contains these proteins:
- the RAB43 gene encoding ras-related protein Rab-43 isoform X3 translates to MPGPPAAAPPGPDPEERYDFLFKLVLVGDASVGKTCLVQRFKTGAFAERQGNTIGVDFTMKSLEIQGKRVKLQIWDTAGQERFRTITQSYYRSANGAILAYDISKRGSFQSIPRWIEDVRKYAGSNIVQLLIGGTTHQTRS